One genomic segment of Thalassospiraceae bacterium LMO-SO8 includes these proteins:
- a CDS encoding SCO family protein codes for MSETSTRVSKDSRRLRVVRWTAWGFVLITAMAAAGIAGWRTFKPEPPLPTARQLGQAMIKSQFTLTDHHGRTVTEQDFHGRWQLVFFGFTFCPDVCPTTLSVMAQVLDTLGDDAKRLAPLFITVDPERDTPEVLAEYVGAFHPNIVGLTGTSEQIKQAAKSFRIFYGKTEKAEAPGGYVMGHSGYMYLMTPEGMYDAVFSENLHPPEKIAIEIQKRLQNESPQK; via the coding sequence ATGTCTGAAACCTCGACCCGTGTATCGAAGGATAGCCGCCGCCTACGGGTTGTGCGTTGGACGGCTTGGGGATTTGTCCTGATCACGGCCATGGCGGCGGCCGGTATCGCCGGCTGGCGTACCTTTAAACCGGAACCACCATTGCCTACGGCACGGCAACTCGGCCAGGCTATGATCAAAAGCCAATTCACACTTACAGATCATCACGGTCGTACTGTCACAGAGCAGGACTTCCATGGACGATGGCAGTTGGTGTTTTTTGGCTTCACATTTTGTCCCGACGTCTGCCCGACCACCCTTTCGGTCATGGCTCAGGTTCTGGATACTTTAGGGGATGACGCGAAAAGATTGGCCCCGCTGTTCATCACCGTCGACCCGGAGCGCGACACACCCGAGGTCTTGGCGGAATATGTCGGAGCCTTCCACCCAAACATCGTAGGCCTCACCGGCACCTCTGAGCAGATTAAGCAGGCCGCAAAGTCATTCCGGATCTTTTACGGTAAAACCGAAAAAGCCGAGGCGCCGGGTGGCTATGTCATGGGACATTCGGGATACATGTACCTGATGACACCGGAGGGTATGTACGACGCCGTGTTCTCGGAAAACCTTCACCCGCCGGAGAAAATCGCGATTGAAATCCAAAAACGCCTACAAAACGAAAGTCCCCAAAAATGA
- a CDS encoding copper chaperone PCu(A)C, with translation MNPLKLSLLAFIAAFTLLAQAGGASAEDASIVIEKPWARASILQSRPGAAYLTIRNTGTKPDQLLKVTSPAAGMVMIHESSVSEGVAQMQGRDEVTIAPGAEVIFRPGGLHLMLMNLREKLRKGEELILTLEFEHAGKIDIIMPILGLGATGPE, from the coding sequence ATGAACCCACTTAAATTGAGTCTACTCGCCTTCATTGCCGCCTTCACTCTGCTGGCACAGGCAGGCGGCGCGTCGGCAGAGGACGCTTCTATTGTCATTGAGAAACCGTGGGCGCGGGCGTCTATCCTCCAATCACGGCCGGGTGCCGCCTATTTGACGATCCGTAATACCGGCACGAAACCGGATCAACTTCTGAAAGTTACGTCGCCTGCTGCAGGCATGGTGATGATCCATGAATCCAGCGTCTCGGAAGGTGTTGCGCAAATGCAAGGCCGCGACGAGGTCACAATCGCGCCCGGCGCCGAAGTGATCTTTCGCCCGGGCGGGCTGCACCTCATGCTCATGAACTTGCGCGAGAAACTACGAAAGGGAGAGGAACTGATTTTGACTTTGGAGTTCGAGCACGCCGGAAAAATCGACATCATAATGCCGATCCTCGGGCTCGGAGCGACCGGCCCGGAATGA
- a CDS encoding YkvA family protein, giving the protein MWQAVKEWAQRCKRDVIALYIAARDPRTPWHAKGIALAVAVYALSPIDLIPDFIPVLGYVDDLLLLPLGILLAIRLIPPHLMIEFRQAAESASRPASHWSVTGIVAAIWIGAAVAFSWWTYQWLILAGDARS; this is encoded by the coding sequence ATGTGGCAAGCAGTCAAAGAATGGGCTCAACGATGCAAGCGTGACGTTATTGCCTTGTATATCGCAGCTCGCGACCCTCGCACGCCATGGCACGCCAAAGGCATCGCCCTTGCCGTTGCAGTATATGCATTGAGTCCAATTGATCTGATCCCCGATTTTATCCCGGTCTTGGGGTATGTGGATGACCTGCTGCTTTTGCCGCTCGGTATTCTCCTAGCCATTCGTCTTATCCCACCGCATCTGATGATCGAATTTCGGCAGGCGGCCGAATCCGCTTCCCGCCCCGCGTCTCACTGGTCAGTTACCGGCATCGTAGCAGCTATATGGATTGGTGCTGCCGTAGCGTTTTCATGGTGGACATATCAGTGGCTGATCTTAGCCGGTGATGCCCGTTCTTGA
- a CDS encoding TRAP transporter large permease subunit, protein MELFFLVLLVVMLAVALGSGFPVAFAIPGSAIVAVGLAAFAGLAVTGNPDAFFIHGGGPSEWLSAGAMNIRGIYNNDGTDVLIAVPLFIFMGLMLEKSRVAEDLLVAMARLFGTVRGGLGVSVVLVGALLAATTSVIGATVIAMGMISLPTMLRNRYSKPMATGIVAATGTLGQIVPPSIVLLILVHQLTTAVNEANAARRALYKTVTGDLLMPSPFDVPSVSAGEMFMGALVPGLVLIALYVLYILVAAYLRPDLAPVHRHTDTSGKNAVAALLIALAPPLTLILLVLGSIITGVATVNQAGAVGAAGAAMMAGYRLREGQRDAFWPTLLAISALVALGIINAFFHVNLRKIEGTADIVGIVLAAVASSALAIALGWSLWRTWATGGTLKRVLEDTTKTTSLVFAILIGAVMLTAAFRGFGGEDLVRDFMRGLPGGFWGQFAVSMIIIFVLGFFLDFLEITVVVVPIIAPILLTDPAANVAAVWFGVMIALNIQTSFLTPPFGFALFYLRGVAPKGVRTLDIYKGVVPFIAIQLLVLGVVAAYPTLVTYLPTRVSLGAETSPPPTNPRLQYCMEEFVRDEFQTNGTTIRQAIGKARNINLEGLPSSLQNELISSFEKAENAFPTMKQITETAAAIHTAAQTYRPVHDRVRRIERDIRRIDKKIEQNRAIASWASRAASSEEGQRAEERIKALTKERAELAARLPADWTDVRTDMAAKLKAHHDARIRYRRTVDAAHAPVVEAIQAINDGDLLESIQMALQELKDNVEVMPADDLTDRLKTAYGQAALVHRSTEIDNALTQTRRILRADPTARTAITEKVQGALAVVAKERVWRTRAAQEVLGGLMAYEVAIAETIGIRGRSRLSDRVALEISNCVATPRDIYLNF, encoded by the coding sequence ATGGAACTCTTCTTCCTCGTCCTACTGGTCGTGATGTTGGCCGTCGCCCTCGGCTCGGGCTTTCCCGTCGCATTTGCCATTCCGGGTTCGGCGATCGTCGCCGTCGGCCTGGCCGCGTTCGCCGGCCTGGCGGTTACCGGAAACCCGGATGCATTCTTTATCCACGGCGGTGGCCCTAGCGAATGGCTGTCCGCTGGAGCGATGAACATTCGGGGAATTTATAACAATGATGGGACGGATGTGTTGATCGCCGTGCCGTTGTTCATCTTCATGGGCCTGATGCTGGAAAAGTCGCGCGTCGCCGAAGACCTTCTCGTTGCCATGGCGCGTCTGTTTGGCACGGTGCGTGGCGGGCTCGGCGTCTCGGTCGTCCTGGTCGGCGCTTTGCTGGCGGCAACCACCAGCGTGATCGGCGCGACGGTAATCGCCATGGGCATGATTTCGTTGCCGACCATGTTACGGAACCGCTATTCCAAGCCCATGGCGACGGGCATTGTCGCAGCCACGGGCACGCTGGGCCAGATCGTCCCACCATCCATCGTCTTGCTAATCCTGGTCCACCAACTGACCACCGCCGTCAACGAAGCCAACGCCGCCCGGCGGGCCCTGTACAAAACCGTGACAGGTGACCTGCTGATGCCGAGCCCGTTCGATGTGCCATCGGTCAGCGCAGGCGAGATGTTCATGGGCGCTCTCGTGCCGGGATTGGTCCTTATCGCCCTCTATGTCCTCTATATCCTCGTCGCGGCCTATCTGCGGCCAGACCTGGCACCGGTGCACAGGCATACAGATACCTCTGGCAAGAATGCCGTTGCGGCGCTGCTCATCGCCCTGGCCCCACCCCTGACCCTTATTCTTTTGGTTCTTGGTTCGATCATCACCGGTGTCGCCACGGTCAATCAGGCCGGTGCCGTCGGTGCCGCCGGGGCGGCCATGATGGCTGGATACCGCCTGCGTGAAGGTCAGCGTGATGCCTTCTGGCCGACCCTACTGGCCATCTCTGCCCTGGTTGCGCTCGGCATCATCAATGCCTTTTTCCACGTCAATCTACGAAAGATCGAAGGCACAGCGGACATTGTGGGCATTGTGCTCGCCGCGGTCGCCTCAAGCGCACTCGCCATCGCCCTCGGTTGGAGCCTCTGGCGCACATGGGCAACCGGCGGCACCTTAAAGCGTGTGTTGGAGGACACGACCAAGACGACCTCATTGGTGTTCGCCATCCTGATCGGTGCGGTCATGCTGACAGCAGCATTCCGGGGGTTCGGCGGCGAGGACCTGGTGCGTGATTTTATGCGTGGCCTGCCGGGCGGGTTTTGGGGTCAGTTCGCGGTCTCTATGATCATCATTTTCGTCCTCGGATTTTTCCTCGACTTCCTGGAAATCACCGTGGTTGTCGTCCCGATCATCGCGCCGATTCTGCTGACCGACCCCGCGGCAAACGTCGCCGCTGTCTGGTTCGGTGTTATGATCGCGCTGAACATTCAGACCTCGTTTCTGACGCCTCCCTTCGGTTTTGCACTCTTCTACTTGCGCGGGGTCGCGCCGAAAGGCGTCCGTACGCTCGACATCTACAAGGGCGTTGTGCCCTTTATCGCCATTCAGTTGCTGGTCCTTGGTGTGGTTGCGGCCTATCCGACCTTGGTGACCTATCTTCCGACCCGTGTTTCGCTCGGGGCGGAGACTTCACCGCCGCCAACCAATCCTCGGCTTCAGTACTGCATGGAAGAGTTTGTCAGAGACGAATTTCAAACAAACGGGACGACCATAAGGCAAGCCATCGGCAAAGCCCGGAACATCAATCTGGAGGGACTTCCTTCATCCCTTCAGAACGAACTAATAAGCAGCTTCGAGAAAGCAGAAAATGCGTTTCCGACGATGAAACAAATCACCGAAACCGCTGCGGCGATACACACGGCGGCGCAGACCTACCGGCCGGTCCACGACAGGGTGCGGCGGATCGAACGCGATATTCGGCGGATCGATAAGAAGATCGAGCAAAACCGGGCTATCGCTTCCTGGGCCAGTAGGGCTGCCTCGTCCGAGGAAGGCCAGCGGGCAGAAGAGCGCATAAAGGCTCTGACAAAGGAACGCGCCGAACTAGCAGCCCGACTTCCGGCAGATTGGACAGATGTGCGGACCGACATGGCGGCTAAGCTAAAAGCTCACCATGACGCACGTATTCGTTATCGGCGAACCGTTGATGCGGCCCATGCCCCCGTGGTCGAAGCGATCCAGGCGATCAATGACGGAGATCTGCTGGAGTCCATCCAAATGGCTTTGCAAGAGTTAAAAGATAATGTCGAGGTGATGCCCGCGGACGATCTGACAGATCGATTGAAAACAGCCTATGGCCAGGCAGCCCTGGTCCACCGTTCCACGGAAATAGATAATGCCTTAACTCAAACGCGCCGGATTTTGCGTGCTGACCCGACCGCTCGCACCGCGATTACTGAAAAGGTTCAAGGCGCACTTGCTGTTGTCGCTAAGGAACGGGTTTGGCGCACCCGCGCGGCGCAAGAAGTCTTGGGCGGCTTAATGGCTTATGAGGTCGCCATCGCGGAAACCATCGGAATCCGGGGGCGTTCGAGGCTTTCAGATCGCGTGGCATTGGAAATTTCCAATTGCGTTGCGACACCCCGGGACATTTATCTGAATTTTTAA
- a CDS encoding TRAP transporter small permease subunit: MPELKQNKRNAGFASIPNFPIALTRIFGWAIIGVLAAFLFNNFLTNWLGWPGVRILANPSTGGHDPRIWLQVAIYAAAVLAAAAHVARTRDRSLRTDHQRVFGLNAVLIRAGFWAVLLIGLVDFTLAFLKGEQLLIGLVGAPLADTLGRAELRGAYVHMPLVAIGLAIALRTRVLALPWLVLMIVVAELLIVLFRFEFSYEQTYMGDLVRFWYAALFMLGCAYTLYEDGHVRIDLLYAEANPRCRGLVNSIGALVLGMPFCWLILSVGTAGRTGILNSALRTFEIEGVGDGMYILYLMTVLVGVFAVTLIIQFVSMMFGGMADVLGEPAPTGSAGGG, from the coding sequence ATGCCGGAGCTTAAGCAGAACAAACGAAATGCTGGCTTTGCTTCCATACCGAACTTCCCCATAGCCCTGACGAGAATTTTTGGTTGGGCCATCATCGGCGTACTTGCCGCCTTTCTATTCAATAATTTCCTGACTAATTGGCTTGGATGGCCTGGCGTCAGGATTTTGGCCAACCCGTCCACTGGCGGCCACGACCCCCGCATCTGGTTACAGGTGGCCATCTACGCTGCCGCCGTACTGGCCGCCGCCGCCCATGTCGCACGCACCAGGGACCGCAGCCTTAGAACCGACCACCAGCGGGTCTTTGGGCTCAATGCCGTGCTCATCCGCGCCGGGTTCTGGGCCGTTCTGTTGATCGGTCTGGTAGACTTCACTCTTGCCTTTCTGAAGGGCGAGCAACTCCTGATCGGCCTGGTCGGCGCGCCGCTGGCAGATACTCTGGGGCGCGCGGAATTGCGCGGTGCCTATGTACACATGCCCTTGGTCGCAATCGGGCTCGCCATCGCGCTTCGCACACGGGTCCTGGCGCTACCTTGGCTGGTCCTGATGATCGTCGTCGCCGAACTACTAATCGTGCTGTTCCGCTTCGAGTTTTCCTACGAACAGACCTACATGGGCGATCTGGTCCGCTTCTGGTACGCGGCCCTATTCATGCTGGGCTGCGCCTACACCCTTTATGAGGATGGCCATGTGCGGATTGATCTGCTTTACGCGGAAGCAAATCCCCGCTGCCGCGGGCTGGTCAACTCCATCGGTGCCCTGGTGCTCGGTATGCCGTTCTGCTGGTTGATCCTGAGCGTCGGCACGGCAGGCCGCACCGGCATCCTCAACAGCGCCCTGCGAACCTTCGAGATCGAAGGCGTCGGCGACGGCATGTACATCCTCTACCTGATGACCGTACTGGTTGGGGTGTTTGCGGTCACGCTCATCATTCAATTCGTCAGCATGATGTTCGGCGGGATGGCCGACGTGCTGGGAGAGCCCGCGCCAACGGGCAGCGCTGGGGGGGGCTGA
- the lspA gene encoding signal peptidase II, which yields MKKWIGTTLPRLIFGNRCRQTGLHTLSPFFLAAGATAGDQVTKWIILTRVMDPPRVIEVTSFFNLMLTFNTGVSFGMFQDFFASRPGTLALLSLAIASLLMTWALRSRLPGERRGLALVAGGALGNIIDRWRLGAVTDFLDFHWQGLHWPAFNAADAFIFIGAFLILTSTFLNGTKNKG from the coding sequence GTGAAGAAATGGATTGGCACGACATTGCCCAGACTAATCTTCGGTAATCGCTGCCGGCAGACCGGCTTGCATACACTTTCACCGTTTTTCCTGGCGGCAGGGGCGACGGCTGGCGACCAGGTGACTAAGTGGATCATCCTTACCAGAGTGATGGACCCGCCGAGAGTGATCGAGGTGACCTCTTTTTTTAACCTGATGTTGACCTTCAACACCGGCGTAAGTTTCGGCATGTTCCAGGATTTTTTTGCCTCCCGACCAGGAACACTGGCTCTTCTCTCCCTTGCGATCGCCAGTCTGCTGATGACCTGGGCATTAAGATCCCGCTTGCCGGGAGAGCGCAGAGGACTGGCCCTGGTTGCGGGCGGAGCACTCGGCAACATCATCGATCGTTGGCGACTAGGTGCTGTAACCGATTTCCTCGATTTTCATTGGCAAGGACTGCACTGGCCTGCTTTCAACGCTGCCGATGCTTTCATATTCATCGGCGCGTTTTTGATTTTGACGTCGACGTTCCTGAATGGCACGAAAAATAAGGGTTAA
- a CDS encoding cation transporter has protein sequence MSANCCGDTAKFDGVSKDFKRALWVVIAINGSMFFVEMAAGAFAGSKALQADALDFLGDTVTYAISLFVIGMSLRIRAMAALAKGFSLGAMGLWVFGSTAYQVLILGMPSATIMGAIGFMALAANIISVLFLRRFKDGDANVRSVWLCSRNDAIGNVAVMLAAAGVWFTGTAWPDLIVAALMAGLFLWSATQIVLQARSEWTSTQAGQTALGKHENKNIDECQRRDTKQEAG, from the coding sequence ATGAGTGCCAATTGTTGCGGAGATACTGCCAAATTCGATGGAGTTTCAAAGGATTTCAAACGTGCGCTATGGGTTGTTATCGCGATTAACGGCTCAATGTTCTTCGTCGAAATGGCCGCGGGCGCTTTTGCTGGGTCGAAAGCCTTGCAAGCAGATGCGCTCGACTTTCTTGGTGACACCGTAACCTATGCAATCAGCTTATTTGTCATCGGCATGTCTCTCAGAATTCGGGCAATGGCAGCGCTCGCGAAAGGGTTCAGTCTCGGCGCTATGGGGCTTTGGGTGTTCGGCTCAACAGCATATCAGGTCCTAATTCTGGGTATGCCTTCGGCGACAATCATGGGCGCAATCGGTTTCATGGCGCTGGCCGCCAATATTATCAGTGTCCTCTTTTTGAGGCGATTTAAAGACGGGGATGCGAATGTCCGCTCTGTCTGGCTTTGCAGCCGAAACGATGCCATCGGAAACGTGGCTGTTATGTTGGCAGCGGCAGGTGTCTGGTTTACCGGCACTGCATGGCCCGACCTTATCGTCGCCGCCCTCATGGCCGGGCTGTTTCTTTGGTCGGCAACGCAGATTGTCCTTCAGGCAAGATCGGAGTGGACCAGCACGCAGGCCGGCCAAACGGCACTTGGAAAACATGAGAATAAGAATATCGACGAGTGCCAAAGGAGAGATACCAAACAGGAGGCTGGATAG
- a CDS encoding helix-turn-helix domain-containing protein, giving the protein MTVESTSIGELAERAGCTVQIIRHYEKIGLLPEPRRTRGNRRIYSEDQASRLVFIRHCRQLGFSLDNIRQLLSFCGQSNQSCAQVDIIARKHLGHVQERLARLRSMERELKRMINQCSGGKVAECKIIEVLADHSKCLSDDHSSA; this is encoded by the coding sequence ATGACCGTTGAAAGCACCTCCATTGGGGAATTGGCTGAGCGTGCCGGATGTACGGTCCAGATCATCCGCCATTACGAGAAAATCGGACTGTTGCCGGAGCCAAGACGGACCAGGGGCAACCGTCGCATCTACTCCGAAGATCAAGCATCTCGGCTGGTTTTCATTCGTCATTGCCGACAACTGGGGTTCAGTTTGGACAATATCCGCCAATTGCTGTCGTTCTGCGGTCAGTCCAATCAGTCATGCGCGCAAGTAGACATCATCGCTCGCAAACACCTCGGTCACGTTCAGGAACGACTCGCGCGCCTTCGGTCTATGGAGCGTGAACTCAAGCGCATGATCAACCAGTGTAGCGGCGGCAAGGTGGCGGAATGCAAAATCATCGAGGTCTTGGCCGATCACTCGAAGTGTTTGAGCGATGACCATTCATCTGCCTGA
- a CDS encoding ion channel has translation MGAAVSISFFLVITTFLLHYAVFRWLSGGMSNIAMTAEQRILIIWLLTLFAHVVEVALYAAAYAFGERTLEIGSLDGLQIVGPLDYFYFSIVAYTSLGMGDIVPSDHLRFITGIETLNGLLLIAWSASFNYIAMVKFWSWQTCVEPVWRKLK, from the coding sequence ATGGGCGCCGCAGTGAGCATATCGTTTTTTCTGGTCATCACGACTTTCCTCCTGCATTACGCCGTCTTTCGATGGCTGTCCGGCGGGATGTCGAACATTGCGATGACGGCGGAGCAGCGGATTCTGATCATTTGGCTGCTGACGCTCTTCGCCCATGTCGTTGAAGTCGCCCTATATGCAGCGGCCTATGCCTTCGGAGAACGAACGCTTGAGATCGGCAGTCTAGACGGCCTTCAGATCGTTGGGCCGTTGGACTATTTTTATTTCTCGATTGTCGCCTATACCTCCCTCGGCATGGGCGACATCGTGCCGTCGGATCACTTGCGCTTCATCACAGGAATCGAGACCCTGAACGGCCTGTTGCTGATTGCTTGGTCCGCATCATTCAATTATATCGCCATGGTAAAATTTTGGTCCTGGCAGACCTGTGTGGAACCCGTTTGGCGCAAGCTAAAGTGA
- a CDS encoding DMT family transporter, translating into MDSDQPKSSVSRISTLQILVVMVLWASCFPLITAGIGFSPHLTFAALRAVIAGAALMILAAALRRPLPDTGRDWAIITFIGLGATSLGFLGMFHAAEFVTPGVATVIANTQPLMAAFLAALMLGETVSFRGKLGLLLGFVGIVVIAVPQFFSTGGETYALGIAYILLAAFGITISNVLIKKIAGKIDVLMAMGLQTLIGSVPLAAAAWSLEDPWKVQWTPSFVASLLGLSIFGTALAYYLWFSALEHIPLNRANAFAFLVPVFGILLGMTFFDEPFGWAHFIGIPLTIVGVTLVNKSGDSVSLNKDQATSSSAN; encoded by the coding sequence ATGGATTCCGACCAACCGAAATCTTCCGTCTCGCGCATTTCGACGCTGCAGATTCTCGTGGTGATGGTGCTTTGGGCGTCGTGCTTTCCGCTCATCACGGCCGGGATCGGGTTCTCGCCGCATTTGACCTTCGCAGCCTTGCGCGCGGTTATCGCGGGCGCAGCGCTCATGATCCTCGCGGCCGCACTTCGCCGCCCTCTTCCCGACACCGGAAGGGATTGGGCCATCATCACCTTTATCGGCCTGGGCGCAACGAGTCTTGGGTTCCTCGGCATGTTCCATGCCGCCGAATTCGTGACGCCGGGTGTCGCAACGGTTATCGCCAATACGCAGCCGCTCATGGCGGCGTTTCTCGCCGCGCTCATGCTGGGTGAAACTGTATCGTTTCGAGGGAAGCTCGGATTGCTGTTGGGTTTTGTTGGGATCGTGGTGATCGCTGTCCCGCAGTTCTTTTCAACTGGCGGGGAAACCTACGCGCTCGGCATCGCCTACATTTTGCTGGCGGCATTCGGGATCACGATCAGCAACGTCTTGATCAAGAAGATCGCCGGCAAGATTGATGTACTGATGGCGATGGGCCTGCAAACGCTTATCGGAAGCGTTCCTCTGGCCGCGGCTGCCTGGTCCTTAGAAGATCCCTGGAAAGTACAATGGACTCCTTCGTTCGTAGCCTCTTTGCTTGGCCTTAGTATTTTCGGCACCGCTCTTGCCTATTACCTCTGGTTTTCGGCGCTCGAACACATCCCGCTCAACCGGGCAAACGCCTTCGCCTTTCTCGTGCCGGTGTTCGGCATCCTGCTCGGCATGACCTTCTTCGACGAGCCGTTCGGGTGGGCGCATTTTATCGGCATCCCGTTGACGATCGTCGGCGTGACTTTGGTAAACAAGTCAGGTGATTCGGTTTCTCTCAACAAAGACCAGGCCACATCGTCGTCTGCCAACTAA